From Caldicellulosiruptor hydrothermalis 108, a single genomic window includes:
- a CDS encoding nitrogenase component 1, producing the protein MAIKAFLEQRQGHIVQSGIPQCSRPTIPGVMSQRACTYYGARWVLAPVRNSTHIVHAPADCAYYGQNVRKKNYLILSTDMNEKDVIFGAHEKLERCIEEAAKIFPEHSMIFVYSTCTSSQIGEDIKWVVERVKEKVQKPIIPVEVPGFGGFSQSDGHHIAQRAIISYLSEYCRKESTQPFSVNIIGEYNVAGETIVVKKLLEKIGIKVICSYTGNCDADLMQESTSAALNLLVCKSSGLLLAQFMREKYSIPFVDVSFYGLSNTINCLKRISKFFGIEHKVEMVISEEYEKIKDKLEKYKKKIFGKKAVILLGGSRIGFMTGAFKEAGLEICVCGSQFGCNIDYEAARFELPSALFIDDFNCAEIEEILLRIKPDVFIGGTREWYLAHKFGVPFLVLPQETKPYACFEGFLNMCEDLYKEILSPVWRLI; encoded by the coding sequence ATGGCTATAAAAGCTTTTTTGGAGCAAAGACAGGGGCACATTGTACAGAGTGGAATACCTCAGTGTTCAAGACCAACAATTCCAGGTGTGATGTCCCAGCGCGCTTGTACCTATTATGGGGCGCGCTGGGTTCTTGCCCCTGTAAGAAATTCAACTCACATTGTGCACGCACCTGCTGACTGTGCATATTATGGTCAGAATGTAAGGAAGAAGAATTATTTAATACTCTCAACTGATATGAATGAAAAGGATGTTATTTTTGGTGCGCATGAAAAGCTTGAAAGGTGTATTGAAGAAGCAGCAAAAATCTTTCCTGAACACAGTATGATATTCGTATATTCTACATGCACATCTTCTCAGATTGGAGAAGACATAAAGTGGGTTGTAGAAAGGGTAAAAGAAAAAGTACAAAAACCTATCATTCCTGTTGAGGTTCCTGGGTTTGGAGGGTTTTCTCAGTCAGACGGGCACCACATAGCCCAGAGGGCTATTATAAGTTATCTTTCAGAGTATTGCAGAAAAGAAAGTACACAGCCATTTTCTGTAAACATAATTGGGGAGTACAATGTGGCAGGAGAGACGATAGTTGTAAAAAAACTGTTAGAAAAGATAGGAATAAAGGTTATATGTAGCTATACAGGTAATTGTGATGCAGACCTTATGCAAGAAAGCACATCTGCAGCGCTTAACTTGCTTGTTTGTAAAAGCTCTGGACTTTTACTTGCTCAGTTTATGAGAGAAAAATACTCTATTCCTTTTGTGGATGTTTCCTTCTATGGACTTAGCAATACTATAAATTGCCTTAAAAGGATTTCTAAATTTTTTGGTATTGAACATAAAGTAGAGATGGTCATTTCGGAAGAGTATGAAAAAATAAAAGATAAGCTTGAGAAGTATAAAAAGAAGATTTTTGGCAAAAAAGCGGTTATTCTTCTTGGAGGTTCAAGGATAGGTTTTATGACTGGTGCATTTAAAGAAGCAGGACTTGAAATTTGTGTATGTGGAAGTCAGTTTGGATGCAATATCGATTATGAGGCTGCACGGTTTGAGCTTCCTTCTGCACTTTTTATAGATGATTTTAACTGTGCAGAAATAGAGGAGATTCTCTTGAGGATAAAACCTGATGTATTTATTGGCGGAACAAGGGAATGGTATCTTGCACACAAGTTTGGAGTACCC